The Apium graveolens cultivar Ventura unplaced genomic scaffold, ASM990537v1 ctg3274, whole genome shotgun sequence genomic interval atattaccTGCATAATCTAAAGTTTTTCCATGTCCAAATTAAGTAGAATGCAATCTATATTTCTGTTTCTTGGGATGTTCATGCTTGCCATTAACAAATCAGGTTTAGTTCTTTCTCTTTCTCAGACTAGCTTTATTATATATGCGGCTTGTTTGCGAAATGATACAATGAGGCTGGATGGTGTCTGGGATGGTGTCTGGGAGTGAGCTATCGCACAGGGccgaaaatatataaataattttgaaattttagtaaATTACTAATCATACTAATCATTTGCTGCATTGACAGGGGCACAATCCGTAGGTGTGTGTTATGGGAGAAACGGATATAATTTGCCAAACGAACAGGCGACAATCGATTTGTTCAAGGCCTATGGTATTAGAAAGATGAGACTTTACGATCCCGTGCAGGCAGCATATCAAGCTCTCAGAGGATCAAACATAGAAGTCATTCTTGACGTACCAAACAGGCAACTTGAATCCCTTCAAGATCCTGCTGCAGCAAGAACATGGGTTCAAGATAACATTCAAAACAACATGCCAGGAGTAAATTTTCGTTACATTGCTGTTGGAAATGAAGTTGATCCGAACAGTGGTACTTCCCAGTATGTTAATTATGTTCTTCCCGCCATGAGAAATGTGCATGATGCAATTGTAGCAGCAGGACTGCAAGATCAGGTTAAGGTTTCCACCGCTACGTACTCAGGTGTCACTAGTGGATTTCCCCCATCACAGGGTTCGTTCCAAGATAGTGCAAAATGGTTCATGGAGCCAATCATTCAATTTTTAGCCCAAAACAATTTGCCACTTCTAGCAAATATTTACCCTTATTTTAGCTTCCTGGGAACTCCTCAAATAAGTCTTCAATATGCTACGTTTACATCACCATATGTTGTTGTATATGATGGCAATGTTCAATACTGGAACCTTTTTGATGCACTGCTAGATACTATGTATTCGGCTGTTGAGAGAGCTGGTGGTCCCAACATCGAGATTATCGTGTCAGAGAGTGGATGGCCTTCTGCAGGTGATAGAGAGGCAAGTGTAGAAAATGCAGGAACTTATAATCGGAATTTGATCAATCACGTTAACCATAATGGGACACCAAAGAGACCAAATAAACTTATAGAAGCTTACATATTTGCTATgtttgatgaaaacatcaaggGAGGGGCAGAGACTGAGAAACATTTTGGGCTCTTCAACCCTACGAACCAGCAGCCCAAATACCAATTTAGTTTTGGAGCTATGAATTATGATTCTTAATATATGTCATATTGTCATGTACTAAAAAATTAAGGCCCATTATCAACAATATGAACCAGGGAATGATTACAGTTCTGTTGAGGAGACTGATTTTACTTTGTATGTCTGAGATCAGTTTGTTTGCACCAGACTGTCATATGTATGTTCTAGCaagcaacaaaaataaaattCTTGCTATGTTATTGTCTTATTGACTTCATAAATTTGTCTTCTGGTGCAATATATCCCATTGTGCCCCTAGCCATGGTCATTGACACAATAGTTTGATCCTTAGAACACAATTTGGCCAGACCAAAGTCAGAAATTTTTGGATTGAAATCTTGGTCCAACAAGATATTATGAGGCTTGATATCAAAGTGGAGAATCTGGTGTGCACACCCTTGGTGAAGATACTCGATTCCTTTAGTTATGCCTAGAGCAATATCTTGCATCTTCTCCCAACCAAAAAAACTGTTCTTGTCATTTTCTTCAGAGTATTTCAGTTTTTCTCGGGAGTTGTTAGGTTGGAACTCGTAAACAAGGGCACGATTGCAGCCATCAGCACAGTATCCCATTAACATCAGCTTTGGGATCACAATTGAGCAGCTTCACTGCAACAATAATGTCATCAGTGATCTGTCCCTTGTACACTGTCCCGAAACCTCCTTTACCTAATTTATCACTAAACTGACTAGTGATCTTCTTGATATCAGCATAAGTGTACCTTGTTGGTTTCATGGCTTTGTAATCATCCAAAAACATTTTGATTTTCAGCTGATCATGCTTCTTTTGCATATGAGATCGGATTGTATTATACAAAACTAGACTGAGGACAAGCACAGCGACAATAGCACTCAGAATTATTCCAGCAACAGGCTTAATTGATCCACCACCTGCAATATTTTAGGCTGGAATTAATTGTTTACCAATTCATTTCCAATTAATTATATAGGCAAGCGTTTATGAACAAGCTACAAATATTTAGCTTGCACGATGAAGAGTGTGATAAACTTACCTCCGCTGGTTGATTGTGCTTTGGGAATGGGGAAACATGTAGTACTCTGATTTTTTCCAGCATCTATACTATTTTTTACGAGCTTGCAGTACATCCCTCTAGCTTCACATCTACTACAGTTTGGTGTGGACCAATTGGCCTTGACGTATTTGGCATGACCGATACTTGGGAGAACAAAACTAAAAATCTTTGTGCACAATGTTACTTCCTCATTAGTAATACATGGATAATCAGGGAAATAGTTGACATGTAAAGCTT includes:
- the LOC141701056 gene encoding glucan endo-1,3-beta-glucosidase-like, whose amino-acid sequence is MSKLSRMQSIFLFLGMFMLAINKSGAQSVGVCYGRNGYNLPNEQATIDLFKAYGIRKMRLYDPVQAAYQALRGSNIEVILDVPNRQLESLQDPAAARTWVQDNIQNNMPGVNFRYIAVGNEVDPNSGTSQYVNYVLPAMRNVHDAIVAAGLQDQVKVSTATYSGVTSGFPPSQGSFQDSAKWFMEPIIQFLAQNNLPLLANIYPYFSFLGTPQISLQYATFTSPYVVVYDGNVQYWNLFDALLDTMYSAVERAGGPNIEIIVSESGWPSAGDREASVENAGTYNRNLINHVNHNGTPKRPNKLIEAYIFAMFDENIKGGAETEKHFGLFNPTNQQPKYQFSFGAMNYDS
- the LOC141701051 gene encoding rust resistance kinase Lr10-like — translated: MVLVFALMGVIGADADEECKIFSFVLPSIGHAKYVKANWSTPNCSRCEARGMYCKLVKNSIDAGKNQSTTCFPIPKAQSTSGGGGSIKPVAGIILSAIVAVLVLSLVLYNTIRSHMQKKHDQLKIKMFLDDYKAMKPTRYTYADIKKITSQFSDKLGKGGFGTVYKGQITDDIIVAVKLLNCDPKADVNGILC